The following proteins come from a genomic window of Candidatus Limnocylindrales bacterium:
- a CDS encoding NMD3-related protein, producing MRTRTASGPTSSRISKTTARDRRGTRSSKTPAVANKLPAFADPSVCESCAAVYTRRTWRRNRPITRELLEAADWVQCPACEQKKNGIAYGRVVAKGSLDARRLAAIERRVHNVAERAGFTQPERTIVSMERTGDGLEVLTTSQKLAHRIASELEKAFGGRTKYAWAGDDGSLSATWTA from the coding sequence ATGAGGACCAGAACGGCATCCGGCCCGACCAGCAGCAGAATTTCGAAAACGACAGCCCGCGACCGCCGCGGGACGCGCTCGAGCAAGACGCCCGCAGTTGCGAACAAACTGCCCGCCTTTGCGGATCCGAGCGTCTGCGAATCATGCGCGGCGGTCTACACGCGACGCACGTGGCGCCGCAATCGCCCGATCACGCGCGAGCTGCTCGAAGCCGCCGACTGGGTTCAGTGCCCCGCCTGCGAGCAGAAGAAGAACGGCATCGCGTACGGCCGGGTCGTGGCGAAGGGCAGCCTCGACGCGCGCCGGCTCGCGGCGATCGAGCGGCGCGTACACAACGTGGCGGAGCGCGCCGGGTTTACGCAGCCCGAGCGGACGATCGTGTCGATGGAGCGTACCGGGGACGGTCTCGAAGTGCTGACGACATCGCAGAAGCTCGCACACCGCATCGCAAGCGAGCTCGAGAAGGCCTTCGGCGGCCGCACGAAGTACGCATGGGCCGGCGACGACGGCTCGCTGTCCGCAACCTGGACTGCATAG
- the trxA gene encoding thioredoxin → MGKIKELTDSTFDQEVLKSNVPVLVDFWAPWCGPCRAIAPLLEELAGEYHGRVKIMKINVDDHQTYASQFGVRSIPNLLVFKDGKVADQIIGAVPKSKLSQALDNVSA, encoded by the coding sequence ATGGGCAAGATCAAGGAACTGACCGACTCCACGTTCGACCAGGAAGTGCTCAAGTCGAACGTGCCCGTGCTCGTGGATTTCTGGGCGCCGTGGTGCGGGCCCTGCCGCGCGATCGCGCCGCTGCTCGAGGAGCTCGCCGGCGAATATCACGGCCGCGTCAAGATCATGAAGATCAACGTCGACGACCACCAGACGTACGCGAGCCAGTTCGGCGTGCGCAGCATTCCGAACCTGCTGGTCTTCAAGGACGGCAAAGTCGCCGACCAGATCATCGGCGCGGTTCCGAAGAGCAAGCTCTCGCAAGCACTCGACAACGTTTCCGCCTGA
- a CDS encoding efflux RND transporter periplasmic adaptor subunit yields the protein MKAFRLSVAAVALGLSLEPATFHSHDFAHGLVAVAAAQTGDSSGSAHVQLWTCGMHPQVIQDHPGECPICHMKLTPLESEATDASAAGSAITIDPVVVQNMGVRTARAIEGPLVREVRVAGFVEEAQPLVHDVTSRVSGYIRRLYANTEGIHVRKGDPLYDLYSPEIQVAVEEMIALRRRSGGAHADPTLDSIRDATLRKLSLQGLDDAEIARLSRLDRAPEVIAFRSPVTGNVTEKPVVEGSAVTAGQKVLRIVDHSTVWIDARVYEQDLALVSVGQKIEARVASQADKVYAGEVVFLHPHLDETTRTASVRMAVANPDFDLRPGMFATVVLRGDLAPSALLVPREAVIDTGDRQVAFVVGDKPGHFEPRRVRTGWIAEGGNVQILEGLTAGEEVVVSGQFLLDAESRLQDALRKFIAQRSSTATAGTTASPAANAPAAADAPPAAPPHQH from the coding sequence ATGAAAGCTTTTCGTTTGTCCGTCGCAGCCGTCGCGCTCGGCCTGTCTCTCGAGCCCGCGACGTTTCATTCTCACGACTTCGCACACGGTCTGGTCGCCGTCGCAGCCGCGCAGACCGGGGACTCGAGCGGCAGCGCGCATGTGCAGCTCTGGACGTGCGGAATGCACCCGCAGGTCATCCAGGACCATCCGGGCGAGTGCCCGATCTGCCACATGAAGCTGACCCCGCTCGAGAGCGAAGCCACCGATGCGTCGGCTGCCGGCAGCGCGATCACGATCGATCCGGTGGTCGTGCAGAACATGGGAGTCCGCACGGCGCGTGCGATCGAAGGTCCGCTCGTGCGCGAAGTGCGCGTTGCGGGATTCGTCGAGGAAGCGCAGCCGCTCGTCCACGACGTGACGTCACGGGTTTCCGGCTACATCCGGCGTCTTTACGCGAACACCGAGGGAATCCACGTCCGGAAAGGCGATCCGCTCTACGATTTGTACAGCCCGGAAATCCAGGTGGCCGTCGAGGAGATGATCGCGCTGCGCAGACGCAGCGGCGGCGCGCACGCCGACCCGACGCTCGACTCGATCCGCGACGCGACTCTTCGAAAACTCTCGCTTCAGGGCCTCGACGACGCCGAGATCGCACGCCTGTCGCGTCTCGACCGCGCGCCGGAAGTCATCGCGTTCCGAAGTCCGGTGACCGGCAACGTCACCGAGAAGCCGGTCGTCGAAGGGTCGGCCGTCACGGCCGGACAGAAAGTCCTGCGCATCGTCGATCATTCGACCGTGTGGATCGACGCACGCGTTTACGAACAGGACCTCGCGCTCGTCTCGGTCGGACAGAAAATCGAGGCACGCGTAGCGTCGCAGGCCGACAAGGTTTACGCGGGCGAAGTCGTCTTCCTGCATCCGCATCTCGACGAAACCACGCGTACGGCAAGCGTGCGCATGGCGGTTGCCAATCCGGACTTCGACCTGCGGCCGGGCATGTTCGCCACGGTCGTGCTGCGCGGCGACCTCGCGCCGAGCGCGCTGCTGGTGCCGCGCGAAGCGGTGATCGACACCGGAGACCGCCAGGTCGCATTCGTCGTCGGCGACAAGCCCGGCCACTTCGAGCCGCGCCGCGTGCGCACCGGGTGGATCGCCGAAGGAGGAAACGTCCAGATCCTCGAAGGGCTTACTGCCGGCGAGGAAGTCGTCGTCAGCGGGCAGTTCCTGCTCGACGCCGAAAGCCGGCTGCAGGACGCGCTTCGAAAATTCATCGCGCAGCGTTCGAGCACGGCGACCGCCGGAACAACGGCATCCCCGGCGGCCAATGCGCCGGCTGCAGCCGATGCGCCACCTGCTGCGCCGCCGCACCAGCACTGA
- a CDS encoding SurA N-terminal domain-containing protein, producing MLDFMRRNARSWGIKAALGAIILTFIFFMGGGGRLGQGPQPLIKVGGVEVSRAEYEMAHRRNENYFREQFKGAGGEQMLKAMNIPKMTLDQLTDGAVLRVEADRLGLKVTEDAIREQLRKVPSFQSNGAFSPGLYRETLRAQGMTPGAFEETVRQDLLEAQIADIVRRGAHVSDEDAWRDFQREKRKMTLSYLAVDSAPYEKDVTVDEEALKKFYDSKQESYRRPPSVKVRYIAYKVADVTDKIEISDVDLNEYYELNKNSEFEQPEQVGARHILKKVAAEGDENSKKAARDAIEAIQKRLANGESFEEIAKAESDDPGSAAKGGDLGLFPHGRMVPAFDAAAFALDVGKTSDIIETDFGYHIIQVYEKKPAGVAPFEEVKDKIRKTLATQKALDRVFDDSAEDSAKISDGAKIDAIATQRGVKLEETGMFSQGDVVPGIGPAPAFVQAAFQLVNPGDVSQPVKLGNDYYLLSLEERKESQIPSLAEIHDQVAAEYRAQQAIDIARKHADEMLAAVKSGSTLAQVAEQNQLEVKTAEDVSATGNFVKDLGPVQGLSEVAFGATKDGEPLPRSFVAGNKAVIFVRENVTEPAREEFDAVKNERVKALETARQQEALKEFIRSLKEREQPTYDLAQVRPLLGESGTSLE from the coding sequence ATGCTCGATTTCATGCGTCGCAACGCCCGCTCGTGGGGCATCAAAGCCGCTCTTGGCGCGATCATCCTCACCTTCATCTTCTTCATGGGAGGCGGGGGACGGCTTGGCCAGGGGCCGCAGCCGCTGATCAAGGTCGGCGGCGTCGAGGTCTCGCGCGCGGAGTACGAGATGGCGCACCGCCGCAACGAGAACTACTTCCGCGAACAGTTCAAAGGCGCCGGCGGCGAGCAGATGCTGAAGGCCATGAACATCCCGAAGATGACGCTCGACCAGCTGACCGACGGCGCCGTGCTGCGCGTCGAAGCCGATCGCCTCGGCCTCAAGGTGACCGAGGATGCGATCCGCGAGCAGCTGAGGAAAGTGCCGTCGTTCCAGAGCAACGGCGCATTCTCGCCGGGCCTTTATCGCGAGACGCTGCGCGCGCAGGGCATGACGCCGGGCGCATTCGAGGAGACGGTGCGCCAGGACCTGCTCGAAGCCCAGATCGCCGACATCGTGCGCCGCGGCGCGCACGTCAGCGACGAGGACGCGTGGCGCGATTTCCAGCGCGAGAAGCGCAAGATGACGCTCTCGTACCTCGCCGTCGATTCGGCGCCGTATGAAAAAGACGTGACCGTCGACGAAGAAGCGCTCAAGAAGTTCTACGACAGCAAGCAGGAAAGCTACCGCCGGCCGCCGAGCGTCAAGGTTCGCTACATCGCCTACAAGGTCGCCGACGTAACTGACAAGATCGAGATCTCCGACGTCGACCTCAACGAATACTACGAGCTCAACAAGAACTCGGAATTCGAGCAGCCCGAGCAGGTCGGCGCACGCCACATCCTGAAGAAAGTGGCGGCCGAAGGCGACGAGAATTCCAAGAAGGCCGCGCGCGACGCCATCGAAGCGATCCAGAAGCGGCTCGCCAACGGTGAAAGCTTCGAGGAAATTGCCAAGGCCGAGTCCGACGATCCCGGCAGCGCCGCCAAGGGCGGCGATCTCGGGCTGTTCCCGCACGGCCGCATGGTCCCCGCGTTCGACGCGGCCGCGTTCGCGCTCGACGTCGGCAAGACCAGCGACATCATCGAAACCGACTTCGGCTACCACATCATCCAGGTCTACGAGAAGAAGCCGGCCGGCGTCGCGCCGTTCGAGGAAGTGAAGGACAAGATCCGAAAGACGCTCGCGACGCAGAAAGCGCTCGACCGCGTGTTCGATGATTCCGCCGAAGACTCCGCGAAGATCTCGGACGGCGCCAAGATCGACGCGATCGCGACCCAGCGCGGCGTCAAGCTCGAGGAAACCGGGATGTTCTCGCAGGGCGACGTGGTGCCGGGAATCGGTCCGGCGCCCGCGTTCGTGCAGGCCGCATTCCAGCTCGTCAATCCGGGCGACGTCTCGCAGCCGGTCAAGCTGGGCAACGACTACTACCTGCTGTCGCTCGAAGAGCGCAAGGAAAGCCAGATCCCGTCGCTCGCCGAGATCCACGACCAGGTTGCCGCCGAATACCGCGCGCAGCAGGCGATCGACATCGCACGAAAGCACGCCGACGAGATGCTGGCCGCCGTGAAATCCGGCTCGACGCTCGCGCAGGTCGCCGAGCAGAACCAGCTCGAGGTCAAGACGGCCGAAGACGTGAGCGCGACCGGAAACTTCGTCAAGGACCTGGGCCCGGTGCAGGGCCTGTCGGAAGTCGCGTTCGGAGCGACCAAGGACGGCGAGCCGCTTCCGCGTTCGTTCGTCGCCGGCAACAAGGCCGTCATTTTCGTTCGCGAAAACGTCACCGAGCCTGCCCGTGAGGAGTTCGATGCGGTCAAGAACGAACGCGTCAAGGCCCTGGAGACGGCGCGCCAGCAGGAAGCGCTCAAGGAATTCATCCGTTCGCTCAAGGAGCGCGAGCAGCCGACCTATGATCTTGCGCAGGTCCGGCCGCTGCTAGGCGAGTCCGGCACGTCACTCGAATAG
- a CDS encoding SulP family inorganic anion transporter — MQATTRPSGALGLLYQRIPALDSLRNYSLYDFRADLLAGLTVATVAVPQAMAYAIVAGLPPQYGLYTAIVMTAAGALFDSSRQLINGPTNAISIALLSALALVPPEARLQAAVMLSVLVGTIQIGITLLQLGDLTRYISHSVIVGFTVGASVLLVLDQLKNLLGMKAMGDPHTAFLSRFWETMTQGGPVHMATLECGLAAIAIVLLLRALKTVLGFKLFPELLTTVCVMAAAAAWLELDKQGVKLVGEIPGDLPHFALPVFDTTYLRPLASSALALATLGLLEAISMAKLIASVSRQKLDINQQCLSEGVANLTGSFFQCFPGSGSLTRSAINTQAGAVSQWSGVISAIAVAAIMMMFAPYARFIPKAAMAGILMLTAWKMIDWTSLRYHIRASRFDAVIVAVTAISAIAVSVEFCVLIGVFLSFLLTVPRTGHMQLTEFVVTPEGVIHERFEDDVLCGRIQIYGLEGEMFFGSATPFEDHLDTIEARIQPTTRAIVLRMKRVRSPDAVCMRLLDEHVARIQKRGVQVILVGVRKDLAEALDRTGLDQRLGETHIFYEQPIRHTSTQKGVQFAFGFMGDPCGTCPLKDSNLHTRTVHYSV, encoded by the coding sequence ATGCAGGCGACTACCAGACCTTCAGGAGCCCTTGGTCTTCTGTATCAGCGCATCCCGGCGCTCGATTCGCTTCGCAACTACAGCCTTTACGATTTTCGCGCCGACCTTCTCGCCGGCCTGACCGTCGCCACGGTCGCCGTGCCGCAGGCGATGGCGTACGCGATCGTCGCCGGCCTTCCGCCGCAGTACGGCCTTTACACCGCGATCGTGATGACCGCTGCGGGCGCGCTGTTCGACTCGTCGAGGCAGCTCATCAACGGCCCGACCAACGCGATCTCGATCGCGCTGCTGAGCGCGCTCGCGCTGGTGCCGCCCGAAGCGCGGCTGCAGGCCGCGGTCATGCTGTCGGTGCTCGTCGGCACCATCCAGATCGGCATCACGCTGCTGCAACTCGGGGACCTGACGCGCTACATTTCGCACTCGGTCATCGTCGGCTTCACGGTCGGCGCGAGCGTGCTGCTGGTGCTCGACCAGCTCAAGAATCTTCTTGGCATGAAGGCGATGGGCGATCCGCACACCGCGTTTCTGTCGCGATTCTGGGAGACGATGACGCAGGGCGGCCCGGTCCACATGGCGACCCTGGAATGCGGGCTTGCCGCCATCGCGATCGTGCTGCTGCTTCGCGCGCTGAAGACTGTGCTCGGCTTCAAGCTGTTTCCGGAGCTGCTGACGACCGTCTGCGTGATGGCGGCGGCGGCCGCATGGCTCGAGCTCGACAAGCAGGGCGTAAAGCTCGTCGGCGAAATCCCCGGCGACCTGCCGCACTTCGCCCTGCCGGTCTTCGATACGACGTATCTGCGTCCGCTGGCATCGAGCGCGCTCGCGCTCGCCACGCTCGGTCTTCTCGAGGCGATCTCGATGGCCAAGCTGATCGCGAGCGTCTCGAGGCAGAAGCTCGACATCAACCAGCAGTGCCTGTCCGAAGGCGTCGCGAACCTGACCGGCAGTTTCTTCCAGTGCTTCCCCGGCTCCGGCTCGCTCACGCGATCGGCAATCAACACCCAGGCCGGCGCGGTCTCGCAGTGGTCAGGCGTGATCTCGGCGATCGCGGTCGCCGCGATCATGATGATGTTCGCGCCGTACGCGCGCTTCATCCCGAAAGCCGCGATGGCCGGCATCCTGATGCTGACGGCCTGGAAGATGATCGACTGGACGTCGCTGCGCTATCACATCCGTGCGTCCCGGTTCGACGCCGTGATCGTCGCGGTCACGGCGATCTCGGCGATCGCGGTCAGCGTCGAGTTCTGCGTGCTGATCGGCGTGTTCCTGTCGTTCCTGCTGACGGTGCCGCGCACCGGCCACATGCAGCTTACCGAGTTCGTCGTCACGCCCGAGGGCGTCATTCACGAACGCTTCGAGGATGACGTGCTGTGCGGCCGCATCCAGATCTACGGCCTCGAAGGCGAGATGTTCTTCGGCTCGGCGACGCCGTTCGAGGATCACCTGGACACGATCGAAGCCCGCATCCAGCCGACCACGCGCGCGATCGTGCTGCGGATGAAGCGGGTGCGTAGCCCCGACGCCGTCTGCATGCGGCTGCTCGACGAGCACGTGGCCCGCATCCAGAAACGCGGCGTGCAGGTGATCCTGGTCGGCGTCCGCAAGGACCTCGCGGAGGCGCTCGATCGCACCGGGCTGGACCAGCGACTCGGCGAGACCCACATCTTCTACGAGCAGCCGATCCGCCACACGAGCACGCAGAAAGGCGTCCAGTTCGCGTTCGGATTCATGGGCGACCCGTGCGGGACCTGCCCGCTCAAGGACAGCAATCTCCACACGCGGACCGTCCACTACTCGGTCTGA
- a CDS encoding efflux RND transporter permease subunit: MISRLIALCVRNRLLVLLLTAMVVSLGVWSMFRIGLDAIPDLSDVQVIVVTEYPGQNPEVVNNQVTYPLTTAMLSVPGSTVVRGYSMFEQSFVYVLFEDGTDIYWARSRVLEYLNFVRDRLPKGVEPKLGPDATGVGWVYQYVIYPGWYCADHPAGIWRDAGAAHGGGDAADSSKRADANWYASVDDAPPDRRKLLERVRGFEKPGSCPLGGKLLVSSNLDLAGLRSLQDWYLRFPLTAVEGVSEVAPIGGFVRQYQVVLDPLRLQAFGLAVGQISEALRRSNNDVGGSVVEMAEHEYMVRSRGYLRGTEDIAKVPVGVGERGTPILLGDVATVEIGGESRRGVGEYNGTGEAVGGVVIARFGENAYKVIRDAKAKLFELEGGLPPGVFLRTTYDRSSLIERSIETLRDTLIEEILVVGLVCIAFLLHARSELVAVFVVPSGVLVALLVMHLAGINANIMSLGGIAIAIGVMVDASIVMVENAHKHLDREEERLHAAAAAGIAAVPRPRAEMILEAAQEVGPTLFFSLAIITVSFLPVFVLGGEAGRLFRPLALTKTLAMASASFLAVTIVPVLMIYLITARVLPIEWGRRRNTLITAAAMLVPAAAIYGIAAHIDAVAGIRHWLAIAWAVLAGMLLIPQRIIHEQHSPISRVLQGLYDPVFRGAMRHHRLVLVLAVLAMLSTAYPAMHLGSEFMPPLDEGDLLYMPTTDPSISITKSKELLQQTNKLIRTFPEVRSVHGKIGRADTATDPAPLSMIETVVQLETDPSKWRTRTLSRFFSDWPSLLRSPLAYFWPIERPIRTDELKFGWQDADGTMHPGLNSTVSLPGVANAWPFPIENRLNMLATGIKTPVGIKVLGPDLAVLGELSERIANAVRTIDGTISAYPERTFGGYYLDFEIDRVAAGRYGLTTGDVQDVVETAIGGMNVTWTVEGLERYPLNVRYARELRDDLPALRAVLVQTPGGAQVPLGQLARLEIHAGPPMIKSENAQPTAWVYVDIAGRDLGGYIAEARRVVAQQVVLPPGYTLLWSGQFEFWEKTIPRLVAAGVLTMFAIVLLLYASTQSWPRVAIVMLAVPFSLIGAFWLLWLLGYNLSLAVVIGMIALAGLDAETGLVMLLYLENSFDRFAAEGRMHSRDDLWAAIHDGAVRRIRPKAMTVGTAFIGLVPLLWAHGTGADVMRRLAAPMIGGLLVSFAMELVVYPILFYRARSWQWRRLWR; encoded by the coding sequence ATGATCTCTCGCCTCATCGCCCTTTGCGTGCGCAACCGGCTGCTCGTGCTGCTGCTGACGGCCATGGTCGTCAGCCTCGGCGTCTGGAGCATGTTCCGGATCGGTCTCGACGCGATTCCCGACCTGTCCGACGTGCAGGTCATCGTCGTCACCGAGTATCCGGGACAGAATCCGGAAGTCGTCAACAACCAGGTCACGTATCCGCTGACGACGGCGATGCTGTCGGTGCCGGGCTCGACCGTCGTGCGCGGCTACAGCATGTTCGAGCAGTCGTTCGTCTACGTGCTGTTCGAAGACGGCACCGACATCTACTGGGCGCGAAGCCGCGTCCTCGAGTACCTGAACTTCGTTCGCGACCGGTTGCCGAAAGGCGTCGAGCCAAAGCTCGGGCCGGACGCGACCGGCGTCGGCTGGGTCTACCAGTACGTGATCTATCCGGGCTGGTACTGCGCCGACCATCCGGCCGGGATCTGGCGCGATGCAGGTGCTGCGCACGGTGGAGGTGACGCGGCCGATTCATCGAAAAGGGCGGACGCGAACTGGTACGCGAGCGTCGACGATGCGCCGCCGGATCGGCGCAAGCTTCTCGAGCGCGTGCGCGGCTTCGAAAAGCCGGGCAGCTGCCCGCTCGGCGGCAAGCTGCTGGTTTCGTCGAACCTCGATCTTGCCGGGCTTCGCAGTCTTCAGGACTGGTACCTGCGTTTTCCGCTGACCGCGGTCGAAGGCGTCTCGGAGGTCGCGCCGATCGGCGGCTTCGTGCGCCAGTACCAGGTCGTGCTCGATCCGCTTCGCCTGCAGGCGTTCGGCCTCGCCGTCGGCCAGATCTCCGAAGCGCTGCGCCGTTCGAACAACGACGTCGGCGGATCGGTCGTCGAGATGGCCGAGCACGAGTACATGGTGCGTTCGCGCGGATACCTTCGCGGCACCGAAGACATCGCCAAAGTTCCGGTCGGCGTCGGCGAGCGCGGCACGCCGATTCTTCTCGGCGACGTCGCAACGGTCGAAATCGGCGGCGAATCGCGGCGCGGCGTCGGCGAATACAACGGAACCGGCGAAGCCGTCGGCGGCGTCGTCATCGCCCGCTTCGGCGAGAATGCCTACAAGGTGATCCGCGACGCGAAAGCGAAGCTGTTTGAGCTCGAAGGCGGGCTGCCGCCCGGGGTCTTCCTGCGCACGACGTACGACCGCTCGTCGCTGATCGAGCGTTCGATCGAGACGCTGCGCGACACGCTGATCGAAGAAATCCTCGTCGTCGGGCTGGTCTGCATTGCGTTCCTGCTGCATGCGCGCAGTGAGCTGGTCGCGGTCTTCGTGGTTCCGTCGGGCGTGCTGGTCGCGCTGCTGGTGATGCATCTGGCCGGCATCAACGCGAACATCATGTCGCTCGGCGGCATCGCGATCGCGATCGGCGTGATGGTCGATGCATCGATCGTCATGGTCGAGAACGCCCACAAGCATCTCGATCGCGAGGAGGAGCGCCTGCACGCAGCGGCCGCAGCGGGAATTGCCGCCGTGCCGCGCCCGCGCGCCGAGATGATCCTCGAAGCCGCGCAGGAAGTCGGCCCGACGCTGTTCTTCTCGCTCGCGATCATCACCGTCAGCTTCCTTCCGGTGTTCGTGCTCGGCGGAGAGGCCGGCCGCCTGTTCCGGCCGCTGGCGCTGACCAAGACGCTCGCGATGGCGTCCGCATCGTTCCTTGCGGTGACGATCGTGCCGGTGCTGATGATCTACCTGATCACCGCGCGCGTGCTGCCGATCGAGTGGGGACGCCGGCGCAACACGCTGATCACTGCCGCTGCGATGCTGGTGCCGGCCGCCGCCATCTACGGAATCGCTGCGCACATCGATGCCGTCGCAGGAATCCGCCACTGGCTGGCGATCGCGTGGGCCGTGCTGGCCGGGATGCTGCTGATCCCGCAGCGGATCATCCACGAGCAGCACAGCCCGATCAGCCGCGTGCTGCAGGGCCTGTACGATCCGGTCTTCCGCGGCGCGATGCGCCATCACCGCCTCGTGCTGGTGCTCGCGGTGCTCGCGATGCTGTCGACCGCGTATCCGGCGATGCATCTCGGCAGCGAGTTCATGCCGCCGCTCGACGAAGGCGACCTCCTGTACATGCCGACGACCGATCCGAGCATCAGCATCACCAAGAGCAAGGAGCTCCTGCAGCAGACCAACAAGTTGATCCGCACGTTCCCCGAGGTGCGCTCGGTGCACGGCAAGATCGGCCGTGCCGATACGGCAACCGATCCGGCTCCGCTGTCGATGATCGAGACGGTCGTGCAGCTCGAGACCGATCCGTCGAAATGGCGAACGCGCACGCTGTCGCGGTTCTTCTCCGACTGGCCGTCGCTGCTGCGAAGCCCGCTCGCATACTTCTGGCCGATCGAAAGGCCGATCCGCACCGACGAGCTCAAGTTCGGCTGGCAGGACGCCGACGGCACGATGCATCCGGGCCTCAACTCGACTGTCTCTCTTCCCGGCGTCGCCAACGCGTGGCCGTTTCCGATCGAGAACCGGCTCAACATGCTCGCAACCGGCATCAAGACTCCGGTCGGCATCAAGGTGCTCGGACCCGATCTTGCCGTTCTCGGCGAGTTGTCCGAACGCATCGCGAACGCGGTGCGAACCATCGACGGCACGATCAGCGCGTATCCCGAGCGCACGTTCGGCGGCTACTATCTCGACTTCGAGATCGATCGCGTCGCCGCGGGCCGCTACGGGCTGACGACCGGCGACGTGCAGGACGTCGTCGAGACGGCAATCGGCGGAATGAACGTGACGTGGACCGTCGAGGGGCTCGAGCGCTATCCGCTCAACGTGCGTTACGCACGCGAGCTGCGCGACGATCTTCCTGCGCTGCGCGCGGTGCTCGTCCAGACCCCGGGCGGCGCGCAGGTGCCGCTCGGCCAGCTTGCGCGCCTCGAGATCCATGCCGGACCACCGATGATCAAGTCCGAGAACGCTCAGCCGACCGCGTGGGTTTACGTGGACATCGCCGGCCGCGATCTCGGAGGATACATCGCCGAAGCGCGCCGCGTCGTCGCGCAGCAGGTGGTGCTGCCGCCCGGATACACGCTGCTATGGTCCGGCCAGTTTGAGTTCTGGGAGAAGACGATTCCGCGTCTGGTCGCCGCCGGCGTGCTGACCATGTTCGCGATCGTGCTGCTGCTATACGCTTCGACCCAGAGCTGGCCCCGCGTTGCGATCGTCATGCTGGCCGTGCCGTTCAGCCTGATCGGCGCGTTCTGGCTGCTGTGGCTGCTTGGCTACAACCTTTCGCTCGCGGTCGTGATCGGGATGATCGCGCTTGCGGGCCTCGACGCCGAAACCGGTCTCGTGATGCTGCTGTATCTCGAGAACAGCTTCGACCGCTTCGCCGCCGAAGGCCGCATGCACTCGCGGGACGACCTCTGGGCCGCGATCCACGACGGCGCCGTGCGCCGCATCCGTCCGAAAGCGATGACCGTCGGAACCGCGTTCATCGGGCTCGTGCCGCTGCTGTGGGCGCACGGAACCGGCGCCGACGTGATGCGCCGGCTGGCGGCTCCCATGATCGGCGGCCTGCTGGTCAGCTTCGCGATGGAGCTGGTCGTCTACCCAATCCTGTTCTACCGCGCGCGCAGCTGGCAATGGCGCCGCCTGTGGCGATAG
- a CDS encoding HEAT repeat domain-containing protein, which yields MPWTLPAPFSRTVTALRKISLSRPHHPSLRAVFVLAATASTSILLLPSYARAQASEQERSHPAVERYNRTAKGANVEEWKKRLSDPDARTRLDAVDSLGTKGGDDAIKPLIEATSDEDYRVRTRAIDFLGALRAVEATPVLMQLLFLTDIGRDEKLRTLTALSRIDDPTTSDRLVSYAATINDNDLACRAVYAVGETGTPEVKDKLAALRGTRPGSDLDRLVTDALVKIDLRAKNKPIEQPTLIELEKKLARQQEAAKKKQ from the coding sequence ATGCCGTGGACTTTGCCCGCTCCGTTCTCCCGCACCGTCACCGCGCTGCGCAAAATCAGCCTCAGCCGGCCGCACCATCCAAGCCTTCGAGCTGTCTTCGTTCTCGCAGCGACGGCGTCGACGTCGATCCTGCTGCTGCCTTCGTATGCCCGCGCGCAGGCAAGCGAGCAGGAACGCTCGCACCCGGCGGTCGAGCGCTACAATCGCACCGCCAAAGGCGCGAACGTCGAGGAATGGAAGAAGCGCCTGAGCGATCCGGACGCGCGCACACGGCTCGACGCCGTCGATTCGCTCGGAACCAAAGGCGGGGATGACGCGATCAAGCCTCTGATCGAAGCCACGTCCGACGAAGATTACCGCGTTCGCACTCGCGCAATCGATTTTCTCGGCGCGCTGCGTGCCGTCGAAGCGACGCCGGTGCTGATGCAGCTTCTGTTCCTGACCGATATCGGGCGCGACGAAAAACTCCGGACGCTGACGGCGCTCAGCCGCATCGACGATCCGACCACCAGTGACCGGCTGGTCAGCTACGCCGCTACCATCAACGACAACGACCTTGCCTGCCGCGCAGTGTACGCCGTCGGCGAGACCGGGACTCCCGAGGTCAAGGACAAGCTGGCTGCGCTTCGCGGCACGCGCCCCGGAAGCGATCTCGATCGCCTCGTCACCGACGCGCTCGTCAAGATCGACTTGCGGGCGAAGAACAAGCCGATCGAGCAGCCGACGCTGATCGAGCTCGAAAAGAAGCTTGCACGCCAGCAGGAAGCCGCGAAGAAGAAGCAGTAA